One part of the Syngnathus acus chromosome 17, fSynAcu1.2, whole genome shotgun sequence genome encodes these proteins:
- the sept2 gene encoding septin-2 isoform X1, whose product MSQGDKMKQGQFTNPETPGYVGFANLPNQVHRKSVKKGFEFTLMVVGESGLGKSTLINSLFLTDLYPERIIPGAAEKIERTVQIEASTVEIEERGVKLRLTVVDTPGYGDAINSQDCFSTIISYIDDQFERYLHDESGLNRRHIVDNRVHCCFYFISPLGHGLKPLDVQFMKAIHNKVNVVPVIAKADTLTLRERERLKRRILDEIDEHGIKIYHLPDAESDEDEDFKEQTRILKASIPFAVVGSNQQIEAKGKKVRGRLYPWGVVEVENPEHNDFLKLRTMLITHMQDLQEVTQDLHYENFRSDRLKRSGRLSSHGYILPLSPAKGPEPEEMDKDMILQEKEAELRRMQEMIAKMQAQMQKQGDGEGDV is encoded by the exons ATGTCGCAAGGTGACAAAATGAAG CAGGGCCAGTTCACCAACCCCGAGACACCGGGGTATGTGGGATTTGCCAACCTGCCCAATCAGGTTCATCGCAAGTCCGTTAAAAAGGGTTTTGAGTTCACGCTTATGGTTGTAG GTGAATCTGGACTTGGGAAATCTACCCTGATCAATAGCCTCTTCCTGACCGACCTCTACCCCGAGAGAATCATCCCAGGAGCGGCAG AGAAAATCGAGAGGACGGTTCAGATCGAGGCATCCACGGTGGAAATCGAGGAGCGCGGCGTCAAGTTGCGTCTGACTGTGGTGGACACGCCCGGATATGGAGACGCCATCAACAGCCAGGACTG TTTCAGCACCATTATCAGCTATATCGATGACCAATTTGAGCGCTACCTCCACGACGAGAGCGGTCTCAATCGGCGTCACATCGTCGACAACAGAGTTCACTGCTGCTTCTATTTCATTTCCCCGCTCGGCCACGG CTTGAAGCCGCTGGACGTTCAGTTCATGAAGGCCATCCACAATAAGGTCAACGTGGTTCCCGTCATTGCCAAGGCGGACACGCTCACCctccgagagagagagcggctCAAGCGCAGA ATTCTGGACGAAATCGATGAACACGGTATCAAGATTTACCACCTGCCTGACGCCGAGTCGGACGAGGATGAAGACTTCAAAGAGCAGACCAGGATCCTCAAG GCGAGCATCCCTTTCGCGGTGGTAGGCTCCAACCAGCAGATCGAGGCCAAGGGGAAGAAGGTGCGGGGTCGCCTGTACCCCTGGGGTGTGGTGGAGGTGGAGAACCCCGAGCACAATGACTTCCTCAAGCTGCGCACCATGCTGAT AACCCACATGCAAGATCTGCAGGAAGTGACCCAAGACCTGCACTACGAGAACTTCCGCTCGGATCGCCTGAAGCGCAGCGGCAGGTTGTCCTCCCATGGTTACATTCTGCCTCTGTCTCCTGC AAAGGGTCCGGAACCGGAGGAAATGGACAAGGATATGATTCTGCAGGAGAAGGAGGCTGAG TTGAGACGAATGCAGGAGATGATTGCCAAGATGCAGGCCCAGATGCAGAAACAGGGCGATGGAGAGGGAGACGTTTGA
- the sept2 gene encoding septin-2 isoform X2, whose translation MSQGDKMKQGQFTNPETPGYVGFANLPNQVHRKSVKKGFEFTLMVVGESGLGKSTLINSLFLTDLYPERIIPGAAEKIERTVQIEASTVEIEERGVKLRLTVVDTPGYGDAINSQDCFSTIISYIDDQFERYLHDESGLNRRHIVDNRVHCCFYFISPLGHGLKPLDVQFMKAIHNKVNVVPVIAKADTLTLRERERLKRRILDEIDEHGIKIYHLPDAESDEDEDFKEQTRILKASIPFAVVGSNQQIEAKGKKVRGRLYPWGVVEVENPEHNDFLKLRTMLITHMQDLQEVTQDLHYENFRSDRLKRSGRKGPEPEEMDKDMILQEKEAELRRMQEMIAKMQAQMQKQGDGEGDV comes from the exons ATGTCGCAAGGTGACAAAATGAAG CAGGGCCAGTTCACCAACCCCGAGACACCGGGGTATGTGGGATTTGCCAACCTGCCCAATCAGGTTCATCGCAAGTCCGTTAAAAAGGGTTTTGAGTTCACGCTTATGGTTGTAG GTGAATCTGGACTTGGGAAATCTACCCTGATCAATAGCCTCTTCCTGACCGACCTCTACCCCGAGAGAATCATCCCAGGAGCGGCAG AGAAAATCGAGAGGACGGTTCAGATCGAGGCATCCACGGTGGAAATCGAGGAGCGCGGCGTCAAGTTGCGTCTGACTGTGGTGGACACGCCCGGATATGGAGACGCCATCAACAGCCAGGACTG TTTCAGCACCATTATCAGCTATATCGATGACCAATTTGAGCGCTACCTCCACGACGAGAGCGGTCTCAATCGGCGTCACATCGTCGACAACAGAGTTCACTGCTGCTTCTATTTCATTTCCCCGCTCGGCCACGG CTTGAAGCCGCTGGACGTTCAGTTCATGAAGGCCATCCACAATAAGGTCAACGTGGTTCCCGTCATTGCCAAGGCGGACACGCTCACCctccgagagagagagcggctCAAGCGCAGA ATTCTGGACGAAATCGATGAACACGGTATCAAGATTTACCACCTGCCTGACGCCGAGTCGGACGAGGATGAAGACTTCAAAGAGCAGACCAGGATCCTCAAG GCGAGCATCCCTTTCGCGGTGGTAGGCTCCAACCAGCAGATCGAGGCCAAGGGGAAGAAGGTGCGGGGTCGCCTGTACCCCTGGGGTGTGGTGGAGGTGGAGAACCCCGAGCACAATGACTTCCTCAAGCTGCGCACCATGCTGAT AACCCACATGCAAGATCTGCAGGAAGTGACCCAAGACCTGCACTACGAGAACTTCCGCTCGGATCGCCTGAAGCGCAGCGGCAG AAAGGGTCCGGAACCGGAGGAAATGGACAAGGATATGATTCTGCAGGAGAAGGAGGCTGAG TTGAGACGAATGCAGGAGATGATTGCCAAGATGCAGGCCCAGATGCAGAAACAGGGCGATGGAGAGGGAGACGTTTGA
- the LOC119137370 gene encoding transcription factor Sox-14 — protein MNVWSDLEMPKPLAHIKRPMNAFMVWSRGQRRQMAQDNPKMHNSEISKRLGAEWKKLSDSEKRPYIDEAKRLRAQHMREHPDYKYRPRRKPKTLQAERLVFPHVEPLKGFSVDSSFLIHGDKPPTLLAPSPVRHLHRMAEFQPPLSGYSAPAFGYHSGAVVGGLACLGQHTHASPGSPYVVPCNCGAWSAAGVQPQVAYILLPGGMSKSGVDAYAAPGASA, from the coding sequence atgaatgtgTGGTCGGATTTGGAAATGCCCAAACCTTTAGCGCACATCAAGAGACCCATGAACGCGTTCATGGTGTGGTCCAGGGGTCAGAGGCGCCAGATGGCCCAGGACAACCCAAAGATGCACAATTCGGAAATAAGCAAGAGGCTGGGCGCCGAGTGGAAAAAGCTCAGCGACTCCGAGAAGCGTCCTTACATCGACGAGGCCAAAAGGCTCCGGGCGCAACACATGCGAGAACACCCGGACTACAAGTACAGACCTCGGCGCAAACCCAAAACTCTTCAAGCGGAGCGCCTCGTTTTCCCGCATGTGGAGCCCTTGAAGGGATTCTCCGTGGACTCGTCCTTTCTCATCCACGGGGATAAACCTCCCACTCTCCTGGCGCCGTCCCCCGTGAGACATCTCCATCGGATGGCCGAGTTCCAGCCGCCTCTGAGCGGCTACAGCGCACCCGCCTTCGGGTACCACTCCGGGGCGGTGGTCGGGGGTTTGGCTTGTCTCGGACAGCACACCCACGCGTCGCCTGGTAGCCCCTATGTGGTGCCGTGCAACTGTGGAGCGTGGTCGGCGGCCGGTGTGCAGCCTCAGGTGGCTTACATTCTACTCCCGGGAGGGATGAGCAAGAGCGGCGTGGACGCGTACGCAGCACCCGGAGCCAGTGCGTAA
- the selenof gene encoding selenoprotein F, whose protein sequence is MSGEVYLLWLLSLLKTLSVFGSELASEACRDLGFSSNLLCSSCDLLGEFSLTKLQPDCRHCCQQEAQLEARKLYAGAILEVCGUKLGRFPQVQAFVKGDKPKMFKGLQIKYVRGSDPVLKLLDDNGNITEELSILKWNTDSVEEFLSEKLERI, encoded by the exons ATGTCGGGGGAAGTGTACCTCCTGTGGCTGCTTTCGCTTTTAAAAACG CTGTCGGTGTTTGGCTCCGAGTTGGCGTCAGAAGCTTGCAGGGATCTGGGCTTCTCCAGCAATTTGCTGTGCAGTTCCTGTGACCTGCTTGGGGAGTTCAGCCTCACCAAGCTGCAGCCTGACTGCAGGCACTGCTGCCAGCAGGAAGCCCAATTGGAAGCCCGCaag CTCTATGCTGGGGCCATCCTGGAGGTGTGCGGATGAAAATTGGGGAGGTTCCCCCAAGTCCAAG CTTTTGTCAAGGGTGACAAGCCAAAGATGTTCAAGGGTCTTCAGATCAAG TACGTGCGAGGCTCCGATCCTGTGCTAAAGCTTTTGGACGATAACGGGAACATCACCGAGGAACTCAGCATCCTCAAGTGGAACACGGACAGCGTGGAAGAGTTCTTGAGTGAAAAATTAGAGCGGATATAA